From Glycine max cultivar Williams 82 chromosome 11, Glycine_max_v4.0, whole genome shotgun sequence, the proteins below share one genomic window:
- the LOC100810366 gene encoding protein RETICULATA-RELATED 5, chloroplastic, translating to MKPHTTASSFATSLPHVPCFRGTTAARATPSEPHHDSAGGLEFRRVSTSKRRLINLSVRHASRVTAASNPGGSDGDGDTRARSCRRGVLMTPFLVAGASILLSAATATARADEKAAESAPAPAAPEEPPKKKEEEEVITSRIYDATVIGEPLAIGKEKGKIWEKLMNARVVYLGEAEQVPVRDDRELELEIVKNLHRRCLVKEKRLSLALEVFPANLQEPLNQYMDKKIDGDTLKSYTLHWPPQRWQEYEPILSYCHENGIRLVACGTPLKILRTVQAEGIRGLTKDERKLYAPPAGSGFISGFTSISRRSSVDSTQNLSIPFGPSSYLSAQARVVDEYSMSQIILQNVLDGGVTGMLIVVTGASHVTYGSRGTGVPARISGKIQKKNQAVILLDPERQFIRREGEVPVADFLWYSAARPCSRNCFDRAEIARVMNAAGQRRDALPQDLQKGIDLGLVSPEVLQNFFDLEQYPLISELTHRFQGFRERLLADPKFLHRLAIEEAISITTTLLAQYEKRKENFFQEIDYVITDTVRGSVVDFFTVWLPAPTLSFLSYADEMKAPDNIGSLMGLLGSIPDNAFQKNPAGINWNLNHRIASVVFGGLKLASVGFISSIGAVASSNSLYAIRKVFNPAVVTEQRIMRSPILKTAVIYACFLGISANLRYQIIAGVVEHRLSEQFASQTFFVNMLSFVARTVNSYWGTQQWIDLARFTGLQVRKTESPTSDTPNPAAILCNETEEASIDEIEK from the exons ATGAAGCCCCACACTACGGCTTCTTCTTTCGCCACTAGTCTCCCGCACGTGCCTTGCTTCCGCGGCACCACTGCCGCACGTGCCACTCCATCGGAGCCTCATCATGACTCCGCCGGAGGCCTCGAATTCCGACGCGTCTCGACATCCAAACGCCGCCTCATCAACCTCTCCGTCCGCCACGCTAGTCGCGTCACCGCGGCGTCGAATCCCGGCGGTTCCGACGGCGATGGTGACACTCGAGCTCGGAGCTGCCGGCGCGGCGTGCTGATGACGCCGTTCTTAGTCGCCGGCGCGTCAATCCTGCTCTCGGCGGCGACGGCGACGGCGAGAGCGGATGAGAAGGCGGCGGAATCGGCTCCGGCTCCGGCGGCGCCGGAGGAGCCGccgaagaagaaagaagaggaggaAGTGATAACGTCGAGGATTTACGACGCGACGGTGATAGGAGAACCGTTGGCGATAgggaaagagaaaggaaaaatatgGGAGAAGTTGATGAATGCTCGAGTGGTATATTTAGGTGAAGCAGAGCAAGTTCCGGTTCGAGACGATAGGGAATTGGAGCTTGAGATTGTGAAGAATTTGCATAGGCGCTGTTTGGTGAAGGAAAAACGATTGTCTCTGGCTCTTGAAGTTTTCCCCGCTAATCTTCAGGAACCGCTCAATCAGTATATGGATAAGAA GATAGACGGAGACACCTTGAAGTCTTACACGCTACATTGGCCGCCTCAAAGATGGCAAGAGTATGAACCTATTCTGAGCTACTGTCACGAAAATGGAATTCGTCTTGTTGCTTGTGGTACACCACTGAAG ATCTTAAGAACTGTCCAAGCAGAAGGAATTCGTGGGCTTACAAAGGATGAACGTAAACTATATGCACCTCCAGCTGGTTCAGGCTTCATATCTGGCTTTACGTCTATCTCACGCAGATCTTCAGTTGATAGTACTCAAAATTTGTCTATTCCTTTTGGTCCAAGCTCATACCTTTCTGCACAAGCTAGAGTAGTTGATGAGTATTCTATGTCCCAGATTATCTTGCAAAATGTGCTTGATGGAGGGGTCACTGGTATGTTAATAGTTGTGACTGGTGCAAGCCATGTTACATATGGATCTAGAGGAACTGGAGTGCCAGCAAGAATTTCaggaaaaatacaaaagaaaaaccaaGCAGTTATATTACTTGACCCTGAAAGACAATTCATTCGCAGAGAAGGAGAAGTTCCTGTTGCTGATTTTTTGTGGTATTCTGCTGCCAGACCCTGTAGTAGAAATTGCTTTGACCGTGCTGAGATTGCTCGGGTTATGAATGCTGCTGGGCAGAGGAGAGATGCCCTCCCACAG GATCTTCAAAAGGGAATTGATCTTGGTTTAGTATCACCAGAGGTATTGCAGAACTTCTTTGATCTAGAGCAGTATCCTCTGATTTCAGAACTCACTCACCGTTTCcag GGATTCAGGGAAAGATTGTTGGCAGATCCCAAATTCTTGCACAGATTAGCCATAGAAGAAGCTATATCGATAACAACTACATTATTGGCACAGtatgaaaagaggaaagaaaactTTTTCCAAGAGATTGACTATGTTATTACGGACACCGTCAGAGGATCAGTTGTTGATTTCTTTACAGTGTGGCTTCCTGCACCAACTTTGTCATTCCTTTCATATGCTGATGAGATGAAAGCACCCGACAACATTGGTTCTCTAATGGGACTTCTTGGCTCCATCCCGGACAATGCATTTCAAAAGAATCCGGCAGGGATAAACTGGAATCTCAAtcataggattgcatcagttgtATTTGGTGGTTTAAAACTTGCTAGTGTGGGATTTATTTCAAGCATAGGAGCTGTCGCTTCATCAAATTCTCTATATGCAATTCGTAAAGTCTTTAATCCAGCAGTTGTCACTGAACAACGGATTATGAGGTCACCAATACTCAAAACTGCAGTTATATATGCATGCTTTCTTGGAATATCAGCAAATCTCCGTTATCAG ATAATTGCTGGGGTAGTGGAGCATCGGCTTTCTGAACAGTTTGCTTCTCAAACATTCTTTGTAAATATGCTTTCTTTTGTAGCACGGACAGTAAATTCGTATTGGGGAACCCAG CAATGGATTGACCTAGCGCGCTTTACTGGCCTACAAGTTAGAAAGACAGAGTCACCAACATCAGATACTCCGAATCCTGCTGCAATTTTGTGCAATGAAACAGAAGAAGCCAGCATTGAtgagatagaaaaataa
- the PDH2 gene encoding prephenate dehydrogenase 2, protein MTTMSTSSSSQSLKIGIVGFGNFGQFLAKTMIKQGHTLTATSRSDYSQLCLQMGIHFFRDVSAFLAADIDVIVLCTSILSLSEVVGSMPLTSLKRPTLFVDVLSVKEHPRELLLRELPEDSDILCTHPMFGPQTANNGWTDHTFMYDKVRIRDEATCSSFIQIFATEGCKMVQMSCEEHDRAAAKSQFITHTIGRTLGEMDIQSTPIDTKGFETLVKLKETMMRNSFDLYSGLFVYNRFARQELENLEHAFYKVKETLMIQRSNGEQGHKRTES, encoded by the exons ATGACAACCATGTCAACCTCATCCTCTTCCCAAAGCCTCAAAATTGGCATTGTTGGATTCGGCAACTTTGGCCAGTTTCTGGCCAAGACAATGATTAAACAAGGCCACACTCTCACAGCAACTTCTCGATCTGATTACTCTCAACTTTGTCTCCAAATGGGGATCCATTTTTTCAG GGATGTCAGCGCATTCCTCGCCGCAGACATAGATGTTATAGTGTTGTGCACATCGATATTATCGCTATCCGAGGTTGTAGGGTCAATGCCACTCACTTCCCTGAAGCGACCAACGCTCTTTGTTGATGTTCTTTCTGTGAAAGAGCACCCAAGAGAGCTTCTACTACGAGAGTTGCCAGAGGATTCAGACATACTCTGCACGCACCCAATGTTTGGTCCTCAGACTGCCAATAATGGATGGACAGATCACACTTTCATGTATGACAAAGTTCGGATAAGAGACGAAGCTACTTGCTCTAGTTTCATCCAAATCTTTGCTACTGAG GGTTGCAAGATGGTACAGATGTCCTGTGAGGAACATGACAGAGCGGCTGCTAAGAGCCAATTTATCACACACACAATTGGCAG GACATTGGGAGAAATGGATATTCAATCCACACCTATTGACACTAAGGGCTTTGAGACACTTGTTAAATTG AAGGAGACTATGATGAGAAATAGTTTTGATTTGTACAGTGGATTATTCGTGTATAACAGATTCGCCAGACAAGAG TTGGAAAACCTTGAACATGCCTTTTACAAAGTCAAAGAAACGCTGATGATACAAAGGTCGAATGGGGAGCAGGGTCATAAAAGAACCGAAAGTTGa